A region from the Manihot esculenta cultivar AM560-2 chromosome 13, M.esculenta_v8, whole genome shotgun sequence genome encodes:
- the LOC110630137 gene encoding serine hydroxymethyltransferase, mitochondrial, protein MAMAMALRRLSSSIDKPIRPLFNASSLYYMSSLPNEAVYEKEKSHVPWPKQLNAPLEAVDPEIADIIELEKARQWKGLELIPSENFTSVSVMQAVGSIMTNKYSEGYPGARYYGGNEYIDMAESLCQKRALEAFRLDPAKWGVNVQSLSGSPANFQVYTALLKPHERIMALDLPHGGHLSHGYQTDTKKISAVSIFFETMPYRLNESTGYIDYDQLEKSATLFRPKLIVAGASAYARLYDYARIRKVCDKQKAILLADMAHISGLVAGGVIPSPFEYADIVTTTTHKSLRGPRGAMIFFRKGVKEVNKQGKEVLYDYEDKINQAVFPGLQGGPHNHTIAGLAVALKQATTPEYKAYQEQVLSNCSKFAQTLVEKGYALVSGGTENHLVLVNLKNKGIDGSRVEKVMEAVHIAANKNTVPGDVSAMVPGGIRMGTPALTSRGFVEEDFAKVAEFFDAAVKLAVKIKGQTKGTKLKDFAATIPHFQSEIAKLRHDVEEYAKQFPTIGFEKETMKYKN, encoded by the exons ATGGCCATGGCAATGGCGCTTCGCAGGCTCTCCTCTTCAATCGATAAGCCCATTCGCCCTCTCTTCAATGCCTCCTCCCTCTATTACATG TCTTCGTTGCCTAATGAAGCTGTGTACGAGAAGGAGAAGTCTCATGTCCCT TGGCCGAAGCAGCTCAATGCACCGCTGGAGGCCGTGGACCCTGAGATTGCTGACATTATTGAGCTCGAGAAAGCACGCCAATGGAAG GGGCTTGAACTCATACCCTCAGAGAACTTCACTTCTGTTTCAGTGATGCAAGCTGTTGGATCAATCATGACCAACAAGTATAGTGAAGGATATCCTGGTGCTAGATACTATGGAGGAAATGA GTATATTGACATGGCGGAATCCTTATGCCAGAAGCGTGCATTGGAAGCATTTCGGTTGGATCCTGCAAAATGGGGAG TCAATGTGCAGTCTCTATCTGGGTCTCCTGCCAATTTTCAAGTCTACACTGCATTGTTAAAACCTCATGAAAGAATCATGGCACTTGATCTTCCTCATGGCGGGCATCTTTCTCATGGCTATCAG ACAGATACCAAAAAGATATCTGCAGTGTCAATATTTTTTGAGACAATGCCATACCGATTGAATGAGAGCACTGGCTATATTGACTATGACCAG CTGGAGAAAAGTGCCACTCTTTTCAGACCAAAGTTAATAGTTGCTGGTGCTAGTGCTTATGCTCGTTTGTACGATTATGCACGTATTCGCAAG GTTTGCGACAAACAAAAAGCCATACTGTTGGCAGATATGGCACATATTAGTGGATTGGTTGCTGGTGGTGTCATACCATCACCTTTTGAGTATGCAGATATTGTGACCACCACGACTCACAAGTCACTTCGTGGGCCACGTGGAGCCATGATTTTCTTCAGGAAGGGCGTGAAAGAAGTTAACAAACAAGGCAAAGAG GTGTTGTATGACTATGAAGACAAAATCAATCAAGCTGTCTTTCCTGGACTTCAAGGTGGCCCCCACAACCACACAATTGCTGGTTTAGCAGTTGCACTGAAACAG GCTACTACCCCAGAGTACAAAGCTTATCAAGAACAAGTTCTTAGTAATTGCTCAAAATTCGCTCAG ACATTAGTTGAGAAGGGATATGCACTTGTTTCTGGTGGAACTGAGAACCATTTAGTTTTGGTGAATTTGAAGAACAAG GGTATTGATGGCTCCAGAGTTGAAAAGGTGATGGAAGCTGTTCACATTGCAGCAAACAAAAACACTGTTCCAGGAGATGTATCTGCCATGGTTCCTGGTGGCATAAGGATGG GAACCCCTGCTCTTACATCTAGAGGATTTGTTGAGGAGGATTTTGCTAAGGTAGCAGAATTCTTTGATGCTGCTGTGAAGTTGGCAGTGAAGATCAAGGGTCAAACCAAAG ggACAAAGTTGAAGGACTTCGCGGCTACAATTCCTCACTTCCAATCTGAGATTGCAAAACTGCGCCATGATGTTGAAGAGTATGCTAAGCAATTCCCAACTATTGGGTTTGAGAaagaaaccatgaaatacaaGAACTGA